A part of Desulfobacter sp. genomic DNA contains:
- a CDS encoding zinc-ribbon domain-containing protein: MNVTCPHCSTKLNLPDDKVPKDRDTSFKCPKCKGAIQVKASRPEDPPQKPAASPRQAMPAAGEQGMFRRSSRARALVCMAPSGTRDLLSASIQRLDFSIDFPKTPENALDNLEYQIYPLVVLDDAFDLGQRMISHMNDMDMSLRRRICLVRVEQGVETGNAMAALHGSVNFVFRLRDIDEEDDLYIEDMLNDALENHKRLYAVYNESMKVAGKA; the protein is encoded by the coding sequence CATTGCAGTACCAAATTGAACCTGCCGGACGACAAGGTGCCCAAAGACAGGGATACTTCCTTTAAATGCCCCAAATGCAAGGGGGCCATCCAGGTGAAGGCCTCCCGGCCGGAGGACCCGCCCCAGAAGCCTGCAGCGTCGCCGAGGCAGGCAATGCCCGCTGCCGGGGAGCAGGGAATGTTCCGCAGATCCTCCCGGGCCCGCGCCCTGGTCTGCATGGCGCCTTCGGGAACCCGTGACCTGCTGTCGGCCAGCATTCAGAGATTGGATTTTTCCATTGATTTTCCCAAAACCCCGGAAAATGCCCTGGATAATCTGGAATACCAGATTTATCCTCTGGTGGTTCTGGACGACGCCTTTGATCTGGGGCAGAGGATGATTTCCCATATGAATGATATGGATATGTCCCTGCGCCGGAGAATCTGCCTGGTACGGGTGGAGCAGGGCGTTGAAACCGGGAATGCCATGGCTGCCCTCCACGGCAGCGTCAATTTTGTGTTCCGGTTGCGTGACATTGATGAAGAAGACGACCTCTATATTGAGGATATGCTCAATGACGCACTGGAGAATCATAAACGGTTATATGCCGTGTACAACGAATCCATGAAGGTGGCCGGAAAGGCTTAA
- a CDS encoding PBP1A family penicillin-binding protein, producing MKVLSALIAAFRIFFYLGLLTIGIGAVAGCFLVLQISNDLPKLPSPLSRIIETPQSLVYGADGQVLAALGARDAVSLNRVSPDFIKAVVATEDHRFFEHHGINKLRIIKGLYITLFKPGQIQGASTITQQLAKNLFFSFEKTWQRKFKELLVALQIEASATKEEILEAYINQIHFGAGAQGVEKAARTFFGKSARELDLGEAALLAGLPKSPSRYNPFRYYDRALARRKVVLGRMAAAGFITPEEARSAEEKQPELHKGRTDARTGSYFLDALIQELSGRYGEDVVFHGGIKVYATQDPQLQAMADEAVRDGLDRLDKLMGLEADAPERPQAALVAVDTASGAVKAMVGGRDYYASEFNRAVNGKRQAGSGFKPFVYYTAFERLGMHPATLVTDRPVSIPVTGAPDWRPRNFEKRYRGPLVLKQALVSSVNTIAAQLVARTGPRAVIDTARACGIKSPLDNVYSVALGTSGVTAYEMASAFSAFAGLGTWHAPFLFWRVEDARGRVMFERIVKDQRVLDPDLAFQVVDMMEGVVDNGSGRSVRRLGFRRPAAGKTGTSNDYKDAWFTGFTPSLSTSVWTGFDKEKTLRDKRGVGITGGRGAAPIWTDFMIRAMAGEPERDFLKPENLRFDTVVVTTGCPPGPGPGMPEGEGADNAGEEAVKLITVAVKPGQVKCQKGAGDTDS from the coding sequence GTGAAGGTTCTCAGTGCCCTGATTGCGGCATTTCGGATTTTCTTTTACCTGGGGCTCCTGACCATTGGGATCGGTGCGGTCGCCGGCTGTTTTCTGGTGCTGCAAATTTCAAATGATCTGCCTAAACTGCCATCGCCCCTGAGCCGGATCATAGAAACGCCCCAGAGCCTTGTTTACGGGGCGGACGGGCAGGTGCTGGCGGCCCTGGGCGCCCGGGACGCCGTTTCGCTCAATAGGGTCTCGCCTGATTTCATCAAGGCTGTTGTGGCCACGGAGGATCACCGGTTTTTTGAGCACCACGGCATCAATAAGCTCAGGATTATTAAAGGGCTGTATATCACCCTGTTTAAACCCGGCCAGATCCAGGGGGCGTCGACCATCACCCAGCAGCTGGCCAAAAATCTTTTTTTCTCATTTGAGAAGACCTGGCAGCGAAAATTCAAAGAACTCCTGGTTGCCCTGCAGATAGAAGCCTCTGCCACCAAGGAGGAAATCCTGGAAGCCTATATCAACCAGATTCATTTCGGTGCCGGTGCCCAGGGGGTTGAAAAGGCTGCCCGGACATTTTTCGGCAAGTCCGCCAGGGAACTGGACCTGGGGGAGGCGGCACTGCTGGCCGGCCTGCCCAAGTCCCCCAGCCGCTACAACCCCTTCCGTTATTATGACAGGGCGCTTGCCCGGCGAAAAGTGGTGCTGGGACGGATGGCTGCAGCAGGGTTCATCACTCCGGAGGAAGCGCGGAGCGCAGAAGAAAAACAGCCCGAACTTCATAAGGGGCGTACCGACGCCCGCACCGGCAGTTACTTTTTGGATGCCTTGATCCAGGAACTTTCCGGCCGCTATGGTGAAGATGTGGTGTTCCACGGCGGCATTAAGGTTTATGCCACCCAGGATCCACAGCTCCAGGCAATGGCCGATGAGGCAGTCAGGGACGGTCTGGACCGGCTGGATAAACTCATGGGCCTGGAAGCGGATGCGCCTGAAAGGCCCCAGGCAGCACTGGTGGCGGTGGATACGGCCTCGGGCGCCGTCAAGGCCATGGTGGGGGGCAGGGATTATTATGCCAGTGAATTCAACCGGGCCGTGAACGGGAAACGTCAGGCCGGATCTGGGTTTAAACCCTTTGTATATTATACCGCCTTTGAAAGGCTGGGTATGCATCCGGCCACCCTGGTGACGGACAGGCCCGTCTCCATTCCTGTGACAGGGGCGCCGGACTGGCGGCCCCGGAATTTTGAAAAACGGTACAGGGGCCCCCTGGTTCTCAAGCAGGCCCTGGTTTCTTCTGTAAATACCATTGCCGCCCAATTGGTGGCCCGGACCGGCCCTAGGGCCGTCATTGATACGGCCCGGGCCTGCGGTATTAAAAGTCCCTTGGACAACGTCTATTCGGTTGCCCTGGGCACTTCAGGGGTGACGGCCTATGAAATGGCTTCAGCCTTTTCGGCATTTGCCGGGCTGGGGACATGGCATGCCCCCTTTTTATTCTGGCGGGTGGAAGACGCCCGGGGCCGGGTGATGTTTGAGCGGATTGTAAAAGACCAGCGGGTATTGGACCCTGACCTTGCCTTTCAGGTGGTGGACATGATGGAGGGGGTTGTGGATAACGGGTCGGGGCGTTCGGTCCGCAGGCTGGGATTCCGGCGGCCGGCCGCCGGCAAGACCGGAACTTCAAACGATTATAAAGATGCATGGTTCACCGGGTTTACCCCTTCATTATCCACCTCCGTCTGGACCGGTTTTGATAAGGAAAAGACCCTCAGGGACAAACGGGGCGTGGGCATTACCGGAGGGCGGGGCGCGGCGCCCATCTGGACGGATTTCATGATCCGGGCCATGGCCGGCGAACCGGAACGTGATTTCTTAAAACCCGAGAATTTAAGATTTGACACCGTGGTCGTGACCACGGGCTGCCCCCCGGGCCCAGGTCCGGGAATGCCGGAGGGGGAGGGTGCGGACAATGCCGGGGAAGAGGCGGTGAAACTGATTACCGTGGCTGTAAAGCCCGGGCAGGTAAAGTGCCAGAAGGGGGCCGGTGATACGGATTCTTAG
- a CDS encoding SPOR domain-containing protein, giving the protein MIRILRYISFRFWMVCLAGLPLSFWILPKASAWLPGVPALGVTAVILVLTGLVLGLILDLLGARRIRSLVREGELWERAGMPGRAEKKYLRAMGIFDSAWISPWAARRTGPQLRSAAARFCLTAGICHPGFEHAAILHLLAHPGDETLALLWLGRADLENRREGPVQSVLTALADAHYANPVVRRRLIPKFLMAGRSDFSAQRLYRQFQAGVKAEATPDDMRIAAGIAALVGGDDVAGEINGTRGRGNGLGRTLGDLRNGAGHIPVDRAAGLETTGGKRRQKSLLETGSAVGSVFGRGIKSLSAGILGLVRNKQVQQMIKLGGVGVIGVWLFIFAWTTLSHMVQSAPEPTRRIEIKIRKPYTIQVAAYLKPAHADRYVAQLEKKGIRATVKKTGAGGKTWYLVRVSEFTDKKAAADYGNRLKSQKIIEDFFVSNK; this is encoded by the coding sequence GTGATACGGATTCTTAGATATATCAGCTTCAGGTTCTGGATGGTCTGCCTGGCTGGGCTGCCCCTGAGTTTCTGGATTCTGCCCAAGGCAAGCGCCTGGCTGCCCGGGGTGCCGGCCTTGGGTGTTACCGCAGTAATACTTGTACTGACAGGGCTGGTGCTTGGGCTGATATTGGACCTGCTGGGCGCACGGCGGATCCGGTCTCTGGTCCGGGAGGGGGAACTCTGGGAACGGGCAGGGATGCCCGGGCGTGCGGAGAAAAAGTATCTCCGGGCCATGGGCATTTTTGACAGCGCCTGGATATCACCCTGGGCCGCACGTCGAACCGGACCTCAGCTCAGGTCCGCGGCGGCCCGGTTTTGTCTCACCGCCGGCATTTGTCACCCCGGGTTTGAGCATGCGGCCATCCTGCATCTTCTGGCCCACCCCGGAGATGAGACCCTTGCCCTGCTCTGGCTGGGGCGGGCGGACCTTGAAAACCGCAGGGAAGGCCCGGTTCAGTCCGTGCTCACCGCCCTTGCCGATGCCCATTATGCCAACCCGGTGGTGCGGCGGCGGCTCATCCCTAAGTTTTTGATGGCCGGCCGGAGTGACTTTTCCGCACAACGCCTTTACCGGCAGTTTCAGGCTGGGGTCAAGGCGGAGGCCACCCCCGATGATATGCGTATTGCCGCCGGCATTGCCGCACTTGTGGGAGGGGATGACGTGGCCGGTGAAATAAACGGCACCCGGGGCCGTGGGAACGGACTTGGGCGCACTCTTGGGGACTTGAGAAACGGCGCCGGCCACATTCCTGTAGACAGGGCAGCAGGCCTGGAGACCACAGGCGGGAAGAGGCGGCAGAAATCCCTCCTGGAGACGGGGTCGGCCGTCGGCTCAGTTTTTGGGAGGGGCATCAAATCCCTGTCCGCAGGCATTCTGGGCCTGGTCAGGAATAAACAGGTTCAGCAGATGATAAAACTGGGGGGTGTTGGGGTGATCGGCGTCTGGCTTTTCATTTTCGCCTGGACCACCCTCTCCCACATGGTTCAGTCCGCTCCGGAGCCGACCCGGCGAATTGAGATTAAAATCCGCAAGCCTTATACCATACAGGTGGCGGCCTATCTTAAACCCGCCCATGCCGACCGCTACGTGGCCCAATTAGAGAAAAAGGGGATAAGGGCCACAGTGAAGAAGACCGGGGCAGGGGGGAAAACCTGGTATCTGGTACGGGTGTCGGAATTTACCGATAAAAAAGCTGCGGCAGATTACGGCAACCGTCTCAAATCGCAGAAAATCATCGAGGATTTTTTTGTGAGCAACAAATGA
- a CDS encoding YkgJ family cysteine cluster protein, whose product MTKQIDLKDFQCIRCQACCRQPGYVRLHPEEPDAIARVLDMDVHEFIEKYTRLTRDRQCLSLVEQPDGACIFLTKEGCRIQAAKPVQCKNFPHKWKFADFEHICGWARQAKKLKESSERNHIPKIPNPSSSSK is encoded by the coding sequence ATGACAAAGCAGATTGATTTAAAAGACTTTCAATGCATCCGCTGCCAGGCCTGCTGCCGCCAGCCCGGATACGTAAGGCTCCACCCGGAGGAACCCGATGCAATTGCCAGGGTTTTGGACATGGACGTCCATGAATTCATCGAAAAATATACCCGCCTGACCAGGGACAGGCAGTGCCTCTCCCTGGTCGAGCAGCCCGACGGGGCCTGCATTTTCCTCACAAAGGAAGGCTGCCGCATCCAGGCGGCCAAGCCTGTTCAATGCAAAAACTTCCCCCACAAGTGGAAGTTTGCCGATTTTGAACATATCTGCGGATGGGCCAGGCAGGCTAAAAAACTAAAGGAATCCAGCGAGAGGAATCACATCCCCAAGATTCCCAATCCTTCTTCAAGCTCAAAATAG
- the lysA gene encoding diaminopimelate decarboxylase — MTHEMLSAIAHKFGTPTYVYDLDDIKARYLEFKDAFSHPGLKICYAMKANYNRDVLNTLKNMGAGIDAVSPGDLAMALSCGFSPKDIIYTANNITDEEMHQVAASGVLMNIGSLSRLEKYAAAYPNTRICLRLNPDVVDGAHDKIKTGGDLTKFGILLEDAPKAIEITNAAGLHVVGLHEHTGSGLQKPDSVLRAMEQIMSVARPDNFPHLEFLDFGGGFKVAYTPEDLPVDLVGMGRQVIARFEKFCKDYGRNIGLWFEPGKFLTARAGSLLVRVNTIKQNRHRTICGTDSGFPQLIRPMFYDAWHQVDNISNPAGTCRVYDICGNICETGDLFAKDRSIPEIREGDLLAIRNAGAYCYAMGGNYNLRPMPAEVVIENNRYRLSRKRLTPAQLVALITGEHLETKPETHSHAA, encoded by the coding sequence ATGACACACGAAATGCTGAGTGCAATTGCCCATAAATTCGGCACCCCAACATATGTTTACGACCTGGACGACATTAAAGCCAGGTATCTGGAATTTAAGGACGCCTTCAGCCACCCCGGCCTGAAAATCTGCTATGCCATGAAGGCCAACTACAACAGGGATGTCCTGAATACCCTAAAGAATATGGGGGCCGGAATCGATGCGGTAAGCCCGGGGGACCTTGCCATGGCCCTTTCCTGCGGTTTCAGCCCAAAGGATATCATTTATACAGCCAACAATATTACGGATGAAGAGATGCACCAGGTCGCCGCTTCCGGCGTTCTTATGAATATCGGCTCCCTGTCACGGCTTGAAAAATATGCAGCGGCCTACCCCAATACACGGATCTGCCTCAGGCTCAACCCCGATGTCGTAGACGGGGCCCATGACAAAATAAAAACCGGGGGGGATCTGACCAAATTCGGTATCCTGCTGGAGGATGCCCCCAAGGCCATTGAGATTACAAACGCCGCCGGCCTGCACGTGGTGGGTCTCCATGAACATACCGGTTCAGGACTCCAGAAGCCCGACTCCGTCCTCCGGGCCATGGAACAAATCATGTCCGTTGCCCGACCGGACAACTTCCCCCATCTGGAATTCCTGGATTTCGGCGGAGGATTCAAGGTGGCTTACACCCCTGAGGACCTCCCTGTCGACCTTGTGGGGATGGGCCGCCAGGTCATCGCCCGGTTCGAAAAATTCTGCAAAGATTACGGCCGGAATATAGGCCTCTGGTTTGAACCCGGTAAATTTCTCACGGCCAGGGCCGGCAGCCTCCTAGTGCGGGTCAACACCATAAAACAAAACCGGCACCGGACCATCTGCGGTACGGACTCCGGATTTCCCCAGCTCATCCGCCCCATGTTCTACGATGCCTGGCACCAGGTGGATAACATCTCAAATCCGGCCGGCACCTGCCGGGTATATGACATCTGCGGCAATATCTGCGAGACAGGCGATCTTTTTGCCAAAGACAGGTCCATTCCGGAAATCCGAGAAGGGGATCTGTTGGCCATCAGAAATGCCGGCGCCTATTGCTATGCCATGGGAGGCAATTACAATCTGCGCCCCATGCCCGCCGAAGTCGTCATCGAAAACAATAGATACCGCCTCTCCAGAAAACGCCTCACACCGGCCCAGTTGGTGGCACTGATCACAGGCGAGCATCTGGAGACTAAACCGGAAACACATTCCCATGCCGCATAA
- a CDS encoding tRNA-dihydrouridine synthase family protein — translation MAGTTMKSPEELKDFLCTPLEIGEKTIPNRMVLAPMAGLGHTAFRQLVSEFGGFGLLFTGMASAKAVPHENPKVSHVFTWRPGELGHTVCQIFGGDPESMALAARRIESEGFFGVDLNFGCSVAAICKKGAGAALLKSPDRAVEIVDAVRRTVSCPVFVKYRTGWEDNPRFAVAMGKAFESAGADCLTFHPRVAPDRRSRAPKWEIIGQVKEAVGIPVLGNGNIFRPEDGIKMTEVSGCDGLSLGRMAVARPWIFAKWTQGFNPGACIYHDTAMRMADLLSLYHDDFFAVKMFKKFAPYFCANFKFSQSILKRLMKADTIEQLKESIHDIFQPPPETLTIPNINLFV, via the coding sequence ATGGCAGGCACCACAATGAAATCCCCAGAGGAATTGAAAGACTTTCTGTGCACCCCGCTTGAAATAGGCGAAAAAACAATCCCAAACCGTATGGTGCTGGCCCCCATGGCCGGTCTGGGGCATACAGCATTCCGCCAACTGGTGTCGGAATTCGGCGGTTTCGGCCTGCTCTTCACCGGAATGGCCTCGGCCAAAGCCGTGCCCCATGAAAACCCAAAGGTTTCCCACGTTTTTACCTGGCGGCCCGGGGAGCTGGGCCATACCGTCTGCCAAATATTCGGCGGAGACCCGGAAAGCATGGCCTTGGCCGCCCGCCGCATTGAATCAGAAGGCTTTTTCGGGGTGGATCTCAATTTCGGCTGCTCCGTGGCGGCCATCTGCAAAAAGGGGGCAGGCGCCGCCCTGCTAAAGTCCCCGGACCGGGCTGTGGAAATTGTGGACGCGGTCCGCCGGACAGTCTCCTGCCCTGTCTTTGTCAAATACCGCACTGGCTGGGAAGACAATCCCCGGTTTGCCGTTGCCATGGGCAAGGCCTTTGAAAGCGCCGGAGCGGACTGTCTCACCTTCCATCCCCGGGTGGCCCCGGACCGCAGAAGCCGGGCCCCTAAATGGGAGATCATCGGGCAGGTAAAAGAGGCCGTGGGCATCCCGGTATTGGGTAACGGCAACATCTTCAGGCCGGAAGACGGCATAAAAATGACCGAGGTTTCAGGCTGCGACGGGCTCTCCCTGGGAAGAATGGCCGTAGCCCGGCCATGGATATTCGCCAAGTGGACACAAGGATTTAACCCGGGCGCCTGTATTTACCATGACACGGCCATGCGCATGGCCGATCTTCTATCCCTTTACCACGATGATTTTTTTGCCGTGAAAATGTTTAAAAAATTCGCACCTTATTTTTGCGCCAATTTCAAATTCTCCCAGTCCATTTTAAAACGGCTGATGAAAGCCGACACCATTGAACAGCTGAAGGAAAGCATCCATGATATCTTCCAGCCTCCCCCGGAAACCCTGACAATACCGAATATAAATCTTTTTGTATAA
- a CDS encoding MFS transporter produces the protein MRIFLIILSQFFSGSIWFAANAAFQGQGFLLSGVQAGFIAGTLLFAALNLADRYSPARLFLISSIFGGIFNSLPLLPGQAWEMVLFSRVMCGICLAGIYPVGMKIAASWYPDTLGRALGLLVGALVLASGFPYLIRLVSWQGDSTLILGATSLLCVSGGIIQASLVKDGPALPGASAFNFHAVAQAFSHPGFRSASLGYFGHMWELYALWAFIPDLFAALVPDTADIWTVAFFFSGFLGCSLGGLLSVRMGSRRVARFGLAGSAACCILSPALHWMDSIPALTILMFWGLAVTADSPQFSSLNARFAPRAYVGSALTIVNCIGFLITIFTIELLGLWIRTWNMEYAFLLLAPGPLAGWLAMRNFKTGN, from the coding sequence ATGCGGATTTTTCTGATCATTCTGTCACAATTTTTTTCCGGTTCTATTTGGTTTGCAGCCAATGCGGCCTTCCAGGGACAGGGATTTCTTCTCTCAGGTGTCCAGGCCGGATTCATCGCCGGCACCCTGTTGTTTGCCGCCTTGAACCTGGCGGACCGCTATTCCCCGGCCAGGCTATTTCTGATATCCTCAATTTTTGGGGGAATTTTCAACAGCCTCCCCCTGCTTCCCGGCCAGGCCTGGGAGATGGTGCTCTTCTCCAGGGTCATGTGCGGCATCTGCCTGGCCGGCATCTATCCCGTGGGAATGAAAATTGCCGCCTCCTGGTACCCGGACACCCTGGGAAGGGCGCTGGGGCTGCTGGTGGGAGCCCTGGTCCTGGCCTCAGGTTTCCCATATCTTATCCGGCTGGTCTCCTGGCAGGGGGATTCAACCCTTATTCTTGGGGCCACCTCATTGCTCTGTGTTTCCGGCGGCATCATCCAGGCCTCCCTGGTCAAGGACGGCCCGGCATTGCCCGGGGCATCGGCCTTTAATTTCCACGCAGTGGCCCAGGCCTTCTCCCATCCAGGATTCAGGTCCGCCTCACTGGGATATTTCGGTCACATGTGGGAACTATACGCCCTGTGGGCATTTATTCCGGACCTCTTTGCCGCCCTGGTACCGGATACTGCCGATATCTGGACCGTGGCCTTCTTCTTTTCAGGTTTTCTGGGCTGCAGCTTGGGCGGCCTGCTTTCGGTACGCATGGGCAGCCGGAGAGTTGCCCGATTCGGGCTGGCCGGATCTGCCGCCTGCTGCATCCTGTCACCTGCGTTGCATTGGATGGACTCAATACCGGCATTGACGATTCTGATGTTCTGGGGCCTGGCCGTCACTGCGGATTCCCCACAGTTTTCCTCCCTCAATGCCAGATTCGCCCCCAGGGCATATGTGGGGTCAGCACTGACCATCGTCAACTGCATCGGTTTTCTCATCACCATTTTCACCATTGAACTTCTAGGCCTGTGGATCAGGACCTGGAACATGGAATATGCGTTTCTGCTCCTGGCCCCCGGCCCCCTGGCCGGCTGGCTGGCCATGCGCAATTTTAAAACCGGCAATTGA
- a CDS encoding HDOD domain-containing protein, translated as MDVFLARQPIFTKSKKLFGYELLFRTGITNAFPDVDGDMATANLISNLFFPFEINQILGNKKGLINFTKQLILDNAPLLLPKDQFVIEVLEDIEPDENIISALSLFRKKGYNIALDDFVYHRKFDPMIQLSRIIKFDLRATPLDTLEGIIEDLRSNYSVKLLAEKVETHQEFKAAKAMGFHYFQGFFFAKPEVLSTRGISANHVTKLRLINEISNRELNIKKIRSFIRNDAPLSFKLLKYANSAFFNRRIPIDTVKDAVNYIGEDELRKFINVVVVSDLGNNKPNELVRLSIIRARMCESFKSVFKSKFSVEELFTLGLFSYMDALMDCPMENVLSHLSFSDKMKQALMGQDKEFSRMVDIISGFERGEWDTPIYKALAGSTIEKKLPELYADAIRMANAFYG; from the coding sequence ATGGACGTTTTTCTTGCCAGACAGCCCATTTTCACAAAGTCCAAAAAACTCTTTGGCTATGAATTGTTGTTTAGAACAGGAATCACCAATGCATTCCCCGATGTTGACGGTGATATGGCTACGGCGAACCTGATCTCCAATCTGTTTTTCCCCTTTGAAATCAATCAAATTCTGGGAAACAAAAAGGGATTGATCAATTTCACTAAACAATTAATCCTGGACAATGCGCCGCTGCTTTTGCCCAAGGACCAATTCGTCATTGAAGTACTTGAAGATATCGAACCCGATGAAAATATCATTTCCGCCCTCTCACTGTTTAGAAAAAAAGGGTACAACATAGCCCTTGACGATTTTGTCTATCACCGGAAATTCGACCCCATGATCCAATTGTCCAGAATCATAAAATTCGATCTCAGGGCCACCCCCCTTGACACCCTGGAAGGCATCATTGAAGACCTCCGGTCAAATTACAGCGTCAAACTCCTGGCCGAAAAAGTGGAGACCCACCAGGAATTTAAAGCGGCTAAAGCAATGGGATTCCATTATTTCCAGGGATTTTTCTTCGCCAAACCCGAGGTGCTTTCCACCCGGGGCATATCGGCCAACCATGTCACAAAACTCAGACTGATCAATGAAATCAGCAACCGGGAGTTAAATATAAAAAAAATACGGAGTTTCATCAGAAACGACGCCCCCCTCTCGTTTAAGCTGCTCAAATATGCCAATTCCGCCTTTTTCAACAGAAGAATCCCCATTGACACGGTAAAGGATGCCGTCAACTATATTGGAGAAGATGAACTTAGAAAATTCATCAATGTGGTGGTGGTCTCGGATCTGGGGAATAACAAGCCCAACGAATTGGTCCGGCTCTCCATTATACGGGCCAGGATGTGCGAAAGCTTTAAATCGGTATTTAAATCCAAATTCAGTGTTGAAGAATTATTTACCCTTGGCCTGTTTTCATACATGGATGCCCTCATGGACTGCCCCATGGAGAACGTACTCTCCCACCTCTCATTTTCCGATAAAATGAAGCAGGCCCTCATGGGTCAGGATAAAGAGTTTTCAAGAATGGTGGATATCATCTCCGGATTTGAACGGGGGGAGTGGGATACCCCCATTTACAAGGCCCTGGCCGGCAGCACCATTGAAAAAAAACTACCCGAACTCTATGCCGATGCCATCAGAATGGCCAATGCCTTTTACGGATAA
- a CDS encoding FeoA domain-containing protein, translating to MQNRHENEKKQFRRLFQQEGLDRFEERFQVLEAFLKLDHHVSLGEISAQLAADGVDVDEDFLARSMEQLCRFGFAKRVAFDRGDKVLYEHRHLGIHHDHMICTKCGAILEFRDENMEVLQEKVARAYGFYMLQHKMEIYGLCSKCMALRADLVPLHKAKPGEKLVVESVDAGQKMQLRISSMGLRIGDTIEMVSNGIGGQVVIAVGENRLVIGTGMAQKIHVRSVRQCGCGTIDVLSCPKKRCRRGMMPLSRMKAGQEGRIVRVAGESALRRRLLEMGINRGTRVYVEKYAPLKDPLELVVKGYHISLRVEEAANILVEDVTSVKR from the coding sequence ATGCAAAACAGACACGAGAATGAAAAAAAACAGTTCCGGCGGCTTTTTCAGCAGGAAGGGCTTGACCGGTTTGAAGAGCGTTTCCAGGTGCTGGAGGCCTTCTTAAAGCTGGATCACCATGTCAGCCTTGGCGAGATTTCCGCCCAGCTTGCGGCAGACGGGGTTGACGTCGATGAGGATTTTCTGGCCCGGAGTATGGAGCAGTTGTGCCGGTTTGGGTTTGCCAAACGCGTGGCCTTTGACCGCGGGGACAAGGTGCTCTATGAGCATCGGCACCTGGGGATCCACCATGACCATATGATATGCACCAAGTGCGGGGCCATTCTGGAGTTCAGGGATGAGAACATGGAAGTCCTGCAGGAGAAGGTGGCCCGAGCCTACGGGTTTTACATGCTTCAGCATAAGATGGAAATTTATGGCCTCTGTTCCAAGTGCATGGCGCTGAGGGCGGATCTGGTTCCCCTTCACAAGGCCAAGCCGGGCGAGAAACTGGTGGTCGAGTCGGTTGATGCCGGCCAAAAGATGCAATTGCGCATTTCTTCCATGGGGCTTCGGATCGGCGACACCATTGAGATGGTATCCAACGGAATTGGCGGCCAGGTGGTGATTGCCGTGGGGGAAAACCGGCTGGTAATCGGCACGGGCATGGCCCAGAAAATACATGTGAGATCCGTCAGGCAATGCGGCTGCGGTACCATTGATGTTCTGAGTTGCCCCAAAAAGCGGTGCCGCCGGGGCATGATGCCCCTTTCCCGGATGAAGGCCGGACAGGAAGGGCGGATTGTCCGGGTTGCCGGAGAGAGTGCGCTGCGCCGCCGCCTGCTGGAAATGGGCATTAACCGGGGCACCCGGGTTTATGTGGAAAAATATGCTCCCCTTAAAGATCCCCTGGAACTGGTGGTCAAAGGCTATCATATCTCCCTGAGGGTGGAAGAGGCCGCCAATATTCTGGTTGAAGACGTAACATCCGTGAAAAGATAG